A genome region from Pirellulales bacterium includes the following:
- a CDS encoding penicillin acylase family protein: MRAKCRWLPAVLLSLASLTAVAAEQQARLPGLSDKVEVYFDAYGNPHIYASTADDAARALGYLHARDRLWQMDMFRRQASGTTAEVLGRDGLENDRLMRQLGIRRGCEELWKSDQLPADLKAALVAYAEGVNSRLRELDPKKLPIYFQALEYQPSEWTPVDSLVFNKYMAWDQSGTLDDLWFGVMVEKLGVEAAEELWPLDRPYEEPTVVVQVDQQKLPPQKTKPTASAGLSDAYQAAFDRLSRVTSPFRGLSYGSNNWAVDGTKTRSGKPILCSDPHLGFHIPAIWYTAHLSIAGKNVAGCTFPGGPGVIIGHNDHTGWGITNLQADAVDLFVETINPENSLQYKHRGEWKALRRVSEKIAVRGEPEQTLDIDYTVHGPLIQREPKPIALCWNGLGPTTEFVAFWQLQTAQTLEQFLAALSKLTTPGLNMAYADIHGNIAMHPCGAYPLRLPGAGRAPLDGASGEHDWQGMIPANEMPLAVNPDCHYVASANGRPTSVGYPHYLGWMWDCSYRKRRINQLLEAASDLTVESMRPIQFDHYDKAAECFVPSLLAALDADLQDPLARRCRDTLAEWNYQADTKTLAPVIWLRWFSIFREQVWNDEWAPRDIKQPGGSWGFSGTNRREPMIEVLEYLTREHPRSSWFDDRATPQRETRDDIARRSFQLAVESLARDFGPEMDQRWQWGNINRLFVRSMTGKEELGRDGGPVVGTAYTSNPGGNIGRVGGGASYRLIVDFGHPSQSLGVYPGGQSEIPFTTHYADQIKLWAAGEYDTLAMTSDPSKLPDAEKKSKLVLSAK; this comes from the coding sequence ATGCGAGCAAAGTGTCGCTGGCTGCCTGCCGTCTTGCTGTCACTGGCTTCTCTTACCGCCGTCGCCGCCGAGCAGCAAGCGCGGCTGCCGGGACTCTCTGACAAGGTCGAGGTCTATTTCGACGCCTACGGCAACCCACATATCTACGCCAGCACGGCCGACGACGCCGCCCGCGCGCTCGGCTACCTGCACGCCCGCGACCGGCTTTGGCAGATGGACATGTTTCGTCGGCAGGCCTCGGGCACAACGGCCGAGGTGCTCGGCCGCGACGGGTTGGAGAACGACCGCCTCATGCGCCAGCTTGGCATCCGCCGCGGCTGCGAGGAGCTATGGAAGTCTGATCAGCTTCCCGCCGATCTCAAGGCCGCGCTGGTCGCCTATGCAGAGGGAGTCAACAGCCGGCTGCGCGAACTCGACCCCAAAAAGTTGCCCATTTATTTTCAGGCGCTCGAATATCAACCCAGCGAGTGGACTCCGGTCGATTCGCTCGTCTTCAACAAGTACATGGCCTGGGATCAGTCGGGCACGCTCGACGATCTGTGGTTCGGCGTCATGGTCGAAAAGCTCGGCGTTGAGGCCGCCGAAGAACTGTGGCCGCTCGATCGTCCCTACGAAGAGCCCACGGTTGTCGTCCAGGTGGACCAGCAAAAACTCCCGCCTCAAAAAACCAAGCCCACGGCCTCAGCCGGGTTGAGCGACGCGTACCAGGCCGCGTTCGATCGCCTGTCGCGCGTGACCTCTCCGTTTCGCGGTTTGAGTTACGGCAGCAACAACTGGGCGGTCGATGGCACAAAGACCCGTTCCGGCAAGCCGATCCTGTGCAGCGATCCGCATCTCGGTTTCCATATCCCCGCCATCTGGTACACCGCACACCTCTCGATCGCGGGCAAGAACGTCGCCGGCTGCACCTTTCCGGGTGGGCCGGGCGTCATCATCGGTCACAACGACCACACCGGCTGGGGAATCACCAATCTCCAGGCAGACGCAGTCGACTTGTTTGTCGAAACGATCAACCCAGAAAACTCTCTTCAGTACAAACATCGCGGCGAGTGGAAAGCGCTGCGCCGTGTCTCGGAAAAGATCGCCGTGCGCGGCGAGCCTGAGCAAACGCTCGATATCGATTACACGGTGCATGGGCCACTGATTCAGCGCGAGCCCAAGCCAATCGCCCTCTGCTGGAACGGCCTCGGCCCCACCACCGAGTTTGTCGCTTTCTGGCAGTTGCAAACCGCGCAAACGCTGGAGCAGTTTCTTGCCGCGCTCTCCAAGCTCACGACACCGGGGCTCAACATGGCCTACGCCGATATTCACGGCAACATCGCCATGCACCCCTGCGGCGCCTATCCGCTGCGGTTGCCCGGCGCCGGCCGCGCGCCGCTGGATGGCGCCTCGGGCGAGCACGATTGGCAAGGCATGATCCCCGCCAACGAAATGCCGCTGGCCGTCAATCCCGACTGCCACTATGTCGCCTCGGCCAACGGCAGACCCACCAGCGTCGGCTATCCGCACTACCTGGGCTGGATGTGGGATTGCAGCTATCGCAAACGCCGCATCAATCAGTTGCTCGAAGCAGCCAGCGACCTGACGGTCGAGTCGATGCGCCCCATCCAATTCGATCATTACGACAAGGCGGCGGAGTGCTTTGTCCCGTCGCTCTTGGCCGCGCTCGATGCGGACCTCCAAGATCCCTTGGCGCGCCGTTGCCGCGACACCCTCGCCGAATGGAATTATCAAGCCGATACCAAAACGCTGGCGCCCGTCATTTGGCTGCGCTGGTTTAGCATCTTTCGCGAACAGGTCTGGAACGACGAGTGGGCGCCGCGCGATATCAAACAGCCCGGAGGCTCCTGGGGCTTTAGCGGCACCAACCGGCGCGAGCCCATGATCGAGGTGCTCGAATATCTGACCCGCGAGCATCCTCGCTCTAGCTGGTTCGACGATCGCGCCACGCCGCAGCGCGAAACCCGCGACGACATCGCCCGCCGCTCGTTCCAATTGGCGGTCGAATCGTTGGCCCGCGACTTCGGCCCCGAAATGGACCAGCGCTGGCAGTGGGGCAACATCAATCGGCTGTTCGTACGCTCAATGACCGGCAAGGAAGAGCTGGGTCGCGACGGCGGTCCCGTGGTCGGCACCGCGTACACATCCAATCCCGGCGGCAATATCGGTCGCGTTGGTGGCGGCGCCTCGTATCGCTTGATCGTCGATTTTGGCCACCCGAGTCAGTCGCTCGGCGTCTACCCCGGCGGGCAGAGCGAGATTCCCTTCACCACTCATTATGCCGATCAGATCAAGCTGTGGGCGGCCGGCGAGTACGACACTCTGGCAATGACCAGCGATCCCAGCAAACTTCCCGACGCCGAGAAGAAGTCAAAGCTCGTGCTGAGCGCCAAATAG
- a CDS encoding MotA/TolQ/ExbB proton channel family protein: MSGSRRTGLFKGIDFPFATAAALTLAFYWFIHQERMRGTLLARYTTEHTVEYVIVSFFIWGITDIVFRLASYPREIMALKHEWLPHRTGRVAASEATALKAQIGEMPRWLRDSRMGQRLLAALTHVEEKGSADEFADYLRSLADEDDERTFTNFGLVRFVAWVTPVLGFLGTVVHFGTALGGMSAGQIADRLPEVVGGIGTGFNTTTAALTAAVTMMFALFLGERTEKGILRQIDRRVERELLNRFEAADANIAPFLGALEATSRASISAIDTAIARQLTIWSQALESIHQKMDDRTQMQVQLWEGSLDRVSQKLDAGDAEREKRFRRILETVEANRTDHRVQLKSTVDQLHAIKQDFGQLAEALTGVMRGEGKLVELQTRLSDNLRLLRETQQIDEAVHGLTAAIHLLTARSHTKDKAA; the protein is encoded by the coding sequence ATGTCTGGCAGTCGACGTACCGGTTTGTTCAAAGGGATCGACTTTCCGTTCGCGACCGCGGCCGCGCTGACGTTGGCGTTCTATTGGTTTATCCATCAAGAACGGATGCGCGGGACGCTGCTGGCGCGCTACACCACCGAACACACGGTGGAGTACGTGATCGTGTCGTTCTTTATCTGGGGCATTACCGACATTGTGTTCCGTCTGGCGTCGTATCCGCGCGAGATCATGGCGCTCAAGCACGAGTGGTTGCCGCATCGCACAGGCCGCGTGGCGGCAAGCGAGGCCACGGCGCTGAAGGCCCAGATTGGCGAGATGCCGCGCTGGCTGCGCGACTCGCGGATGGGCCAGCGTTTGTTGGCCGCGCTGACACATGTGGAGGAGAAAGGCTCGGCCGATGAGTTTGCCGACTATTTGCGCTCGTTGGCGGACGAGGACGACGAGCGCACCTTCACCAACTTTGGACTGGTGCGATTTGTGGCCTGGGTCACGCCGGTCTTGGGCTTCTTGGGCACGGTGGTGCACTTCGGCACCGCGCTGGGTGGTATGTCGGCGGGACAGATCGCCGATCGACTGCCGGAAGTGGTGGGAGGCATCGGCACCGGCTTCAACACCACGACGGCAGCGCTGACGGCGGCCGTGACGATGATGTTCGCCCTCTTCTTGGGAGAGCGGACTGAAAAAGGAATTTTGCGACAGATCGACCGCCGCGTGGAGCGAGAGCTTTTGAACCGCTTCGAGGCGGCGGACGCGAACATAGCCCCGTTCCTGGGGGCGCTGGAGGCGACCAGCAGGGCTTCGATCAGCGCCATCGACACGGCGATCGCTCGACAGTTGACGATCTGGTCGCAGGCGCTGGAGTCGATCCATCAGAAGATGGACGACCGCACCCAGATGCAGGTGCAGTTGTGGGAAGGAAGCCTCGACCGGGTGAGCCAGAAACTGGACGCCGGGGACGCGGAGCGCGAGAAGCGATTTCGTCGCATCCTGGAGACCGTGGAGGCGAACCGGACTGATCATCGAGTGCAACTCAAGAGCACGGTGGATCAACTGCACGCCATCAAGCAAGATTTTGGTCAACTGGCCGAGGCGCTCACTGGCGTGATGCGCGGAGAAGGAAAGCTGGTCGAACTACAGACGCGGCTCTCCGACAACCTGCGACTGCTGCGCGAGACGCAGCAAATCGACGAGGCGGTGCATGGGCTAACGGCTGCGATTCATCTGCTCACCGCCCGCTCGCACACCAAGGACAAAGCGGCATAG
- a CDS encoding TlpA family protein disulfide reductase — MKLSPPLVFGAGCFALALLVLGCGPGSQGNLLAPGSPAPEIVASEWINGPAPTAGDLQGRVLVLSFWAYWCGPCRAHAPELVETYRRHESQGVVFLGVTPEGADTVNESKEFIQSGGIPWPAGLGAGATFSAFGVNGIPAEYVIGRDGLVAWHSGLEGSLDEAIEKALAAKG, encoded by the coding sequence ATGAAACTTTCGCCTCCGCTGGTGTTCGGCGCCGGCTGTTTCGCCTTGGCGCTATTGGTATTGGGCTGCGGTCCGGGATCGCAAGGCAACCTGCTGGCGCCGGGGAGTCCCGCGCCGGAGATCGTGGCGAGCGAGTGGATCAATGGCCCCGCCCCCACGGCGGGCGACCTGCAAGGCCGCGTGCTGGTGCTGAGTTTTTGGGCCTACTGGTGCGGACCCTGCCGCGCCCACGCGCCGGAATTGGTCGAAACGTATCGCCGGCACGAGTCGCAGGGAGTCGTGTTCTTAGGCGTGACGCCCGAAGGCGCCGACACCGTCAACGAATCGAAAGAATTCATCCAGAGCGGCGGCATTCCGTGGCCAGCCGGCCTGGGCGCGGGGGCGACCTTTTCCGCGTTTGGCGTAAACGGCATCCCCGCGGAATATGTGATTGGGCGCGATGGACTAGTCGCCTGGCACAGCGGCCTCGAGGGCTCGCTCGACGAGGCGATTGAAAAGGCGCTGGCCGCCAAGGGTTAA
- a CDS encoding DNA gyrase inhibitor YacG encodes MSIIRCPTCKKPIDPKLATVPFCSERCRQVDLGRWLGENYSLPVYRLEEEEEESSDTPPNED; translated from the coding sequence ATGTCGATCATTCGCTGCCCGACTTGCAAGAAGCCCATCGACCCCAAATTGGCGACGGTGCCGTTTTGCAGCGAGCGCTGCCGACAGGTCGACCTGGGGCGCTGGCTGGGTGAGAACTATAGCCTGCCGGTCTACCGCTTGGAGGAGGAGGAAGAAGAATCCTCAGACACGCCGCCAAATGAGGATTGA
- the phoU gene encoding phosphate signaling complex protein PhoU, translating to MTKHLQRDMESIQREILALSGMVEESIHRARRALLERRLDLAAEVVEEDSEIDRREVHVEEECLKMLALHQPVAVDLRRIATVLKINSDLERIADLAVNIAERAQALSEYPDMPIPSRLERMIDLATLMVRSALDAFVNMDAQAARRVCTLDDEVDRYNCEVIDELHEQMETHPHLIRAALHCFSASRHAERIADHATNIAEDVIYLVEGEIARHRHDGIHLPREEKSAWRSPKS from the coding sequence ATGACCAAGCATCTGCAGCGCGACATGGAGTCGATCCAGCGAGAAATTCTCGCCCTCTCCGGCATGGTGGAAGAGTCGATTCACCGCGCTCGCCGGGCCTTGCTCGAGCGCCGGCTTGATCTGGCCGCCGAGGTGGTCGAAGAAGACAGCGAGATCGATCGCCGCGAGGTGCATGTCGAGGAAGAGTGTCTCAAGATGCTCGCGCTGCACCAACCGGTGGCCGTCGATCTGCGCCGCATCGCCACCGTGCTCAAGATCAATAGCGACTTGGAGCGCATCGCTGATCTGGCGGTGAACATCGCCGAACGGGCCCAGGCCCTCAGCGAGTACCCCGACATGCCCATCCCCAGCCGCTTGGAACGCATGATCGATCTGGCGACCTTGATGGTGCGCAGCGCGCTCGACGCCTTTGTGAACATGGACGCGCAGGCGGCCCGCCGCGTCTGCACGTTGGACGACGAGGTCGATCGCTACAACTGCGAAGTGATCGACGAATTGCATGAGCAGATGGAGACGCATCCACATCTGATCCGCGCGGCCCTGCATTGCTTCTCCGCATCGCGCCACGCAGAGCGCATCGCCGATCACGCCACCAACATCGCCGAAGACGTCATTTACCTCGTCGAAGGCGAAATCGCCCGACACCGGCACGACGGTATCCATCTGCCGCGCGAGGAAAAAAGCGCATGGCGCTCGCCAAAGTCTTGA
- a CDS encoding PAS domain-containing protein: MYAHISWFANTLLALKLMLPHRLLLRFLLVFGVLYALVAAVSIALIMRWERDRLAADFRQSLREIAAAAVPADWPPRDEAAAADLQASVTRLAAPLRARLTILDQSGAVIADSDGDPSHVPNQSRQSELLAAARQGEGIATRDGQPGDELVWFATKFNAAVRPGYVRASRTWAPQRQSLGSLRNRLLALAAAGALVLIAATCVLVVPLTRAAGALAASARAMTRGDFSRSAPSESVGEVADLARSFEQARLELAAQVERLRANSDRLTSVLGAMSEGVVAIDPRRRILFANGAARALLEFATSEVIGRPLLEAVRHREIHETVEQAFAAEEPCFREIEGQGTTRRVIAMHARRLPGAPSPGVLLVAHDVTELRRLEKLRQEFVANVSHELKTPLTVIKAFAETLLDGAIDDREHNRAFVLQISEQAERLHQLILDLLSVARIESGNERFDLQPLPLEPIVRSCLQRYAPTAEAKRVALTAGASLAGLQIYADEEAVREILDNLVDNAIKYTPDGGQVEIRCQAEAALVRIEVADTGIGIHSDHQGRIFERFYRVDKARSRELGGTGLGLSIVKHLVSALGGTVAVVSQPGGGSTFVVRLPRV; this comes from the coding sequence ATGTACGCTCACATTAGTTGGTTTGCCAATACTCTACTGGCGTTAAAGCTCATGTTGCCGCACCGCTTGTTGCTCCGTTTTCTGCTGGTGTTTGGCGTGCTTTACGCGCTGGTGGCGGCGGTGTCGATTGCGCTGATTATGCGCTGGGAGCGCGACCGCCTAGCCGCCGATTTTCGCCAATCTCTGCGCGAAATCGCCGCCGCCGCCGTCCCTGCTGATTGGCCGCCGCGAGACGAAGCCGCCGCCGCCGATTTGCAGGCGAGCGTCACCCGGTTGGCCGCCCCGCTGCGAGCGCGGCTGACCATCCTCGATCAGTCGGGCGCCGTGATCGCCGATTCCGATGGCGATCCCTCGCACGTTCCCAATCAATCGCGTCAGTCAGAGTTATTGGCCGCCGCCCGGCAGGGCGAGGGGATCGCCACCCGCGATGGCCAACCCGGCGACGAATTGGTTTGGTTCGCCACGAAGTTCAATGCGGCCGTGCGCCCCGGCTATGTCCGCGCCAGCCGCACCTGGGCGCCGCAGCGACAGTCGCTTGGCTCGCTCCGCAACCGCTTGCTGGCGCTGGCTGCCGCCGGCGCGCTGGTATTGATCGCCGCCACCTGCGTGCTGGTCGTGCCTCTCACACGCGCCGCCGGCGCCTTGGCCGCCAGCGCTCGGGCGATGACGCGCGGCGATTTCTCGCGCTCCGCGCCCAGCGAGTCGGTCGGCGAAGTGGCCGATTTGGCGCGCTCCTTCGAACAGGCCCGGCTCGAACTCGCCGCGCAGGTCGAACGACTGCGGGCCAATAGCGATCGCCTCACCAGTGTGCTCGGCGCCATGAGCGAAGGGGTCGTGGCCATCGATCCGCGCCGCCGCATTCTGTTCGCCAACGGCGCCGCCCGCGCGCTGCTCGAATTCGCCACGTCCGAGGTCATTGGCCGACCGTTGCTCGAAGCCGTTCGCCACCGAGAAATTCACGAAACCGTGGAGCAGGCCTTTGCCGCTGAAGAACCGTGCTTTCGCGAGATCGAAGGGCAGGGGACCACGCGCCGTGTGATCGCCATGCACGCGCGGCGGCTTCCCGGCGCGCCCAGTCCCGGCGTGTTGCTGGTAGCGCACGACGTCACCGAACTGCGCCGCCTGGAGAAGTTGCGCCAGGAGTTTGTGGCCAACGTCTCGCACGAGCTGAAAACTCCGCTCACTGTCATCAAGGCCTTTGCAGAAACCTTGCTCGATGGCGCCATCGACGACCGCGAGCACAACCGCGCGTTCGTACTCCAAATCTCCGAGCAGGCAGAGCGCCTCCATCAACTGATTCTCGATCTTTTGAGCGTCGCGCGCATTGAGTCGGGAAATGAGCGCTTCGACTTGCAGCCCTTGCCGCTGGAACCCATCGTTCGCTCCTGCCTCCAGCGATACGCCCCGACCGCGGAGGCCAAGCGCGTGGCGCTTACGGCAGGCGCGTCGCTCGCGGGCCTACAGATCTACGCCGACGAAGAGGCCGTTCGCGAAATCCTCGATAATCTCGTCGACAACGCGATCAAGTACACCCCCGACGGCGGCCAAGTCGAAATACGCTGCCAGGCCGAAGCCGCGCTGGTCCGCATCGAAGTGGCCGACACCGGCATCGGCATTCACAGCGACCATCAAGGGCGGATCTTCGAGCGCTTCTACCGCGTCGACAAAGCCCGCAGCCGGGAGCTAGGGGGCACCGGACTGGGACTGTCGATCGTCAAGCACCTGGTCTCGGCGCTCGGCGGCACGGTCGCCGTCGTCAGCCAGCCGGGCGGTGGCAGCACGTTTGTCGTGCGATTGCCGCGCGTCTGA